A window from Gossypium raimondii isolate GPD5lz chromosome 7, ASM2569854v1, whole genome shotgun sequence encodes these proteins:
- the LOC105786493 gene encoding uncharacterized protein LOC105786493, protein MEGRGGCSVARYEAYGVYDMSKMDRIMLRFRPIAPKPATGGGSGETGGGTEVCCKSGRRKRRHTKGSITRRKRRVTTLSLISETPDCKDCISKETKTMVAPPSLWLSSGESDAAAAADDAVYRKESFGFVGGGGESLDRAVRMVVGSSSSSCVTVESVTETWVSGGGWLECTDEEMKVNLGKDLCPGFISDVFGRVTWTNGAYKEMVGGGGRDMTTVRLLMKQKLPPAKIFPAFTCRVRLQYSCGKDRKSLTLPCDVWRMNSGGIAWRLDINAALCLGR, encoded by the coding sequence atggaggGTAGAGGAGGATGTTCTGTAGCTAGATATGAAGCTTATGGGGTTTATGATATGTCGAAAATGGACCGGATAATGCTCCGGTTCAGACCGATCGCACCCAAACCGGCTACCGGCGGTGGAAGTGGGGAAACCGGTGGTGGTACGGAGGTTTGTTGTAAATCGGGGAGACGTAAAAGAAGACACACGAAAGGGAGTATTACGAGGAGAAAACGAAGGGTTACTACTTTGTCGCTTATATCTGAAACCCCAGATTGTAAAGACTGCATTTCGAAGGAGACGAAAACGATGGTGGCCCCGCCGTCTTTATGGTTGAGCTCCGGCGAATCTgatgctgctgctgctgctgatgATGCTGTTTATCGAAAGGAGAGTTTCGGCTTCGTCGGCGGTGGTGGTGAATCATTGGATCGGGCGGTAAGGATGGTGGTTGGGTCGTCGTCTTCGTCGTGTGTGACGGTGGAAAGCGTGACGGAGACTTGGGTTAGCGGTGGTGGTTGGTTGGAGTGTACGGATGAGGAGATGAAGGTTAACCTAGGGAAAGACTTGTGTCCAGGGTTTATATCGGATGTGTTTGGGAGGGTGACTTGGACCAATGGAGCGTACAAGGAAATGGTTGGAGGCGGCGGCCGGGATATGACGACGGTGAGGTTGTTGATGAAGCAGAAGCTTCCACCGGCGAAGATATTTCCGGCGTTTACGTGTAGGGTAAGGTTACAATACAGTTGTGGGAAGGATAGGAAATCGTTAACGTTGCCGTGTGATGTATGGAGAATGAACAGCGGCGGAATTGCATGGCGGCTCGATATCAACGCCGCTCTTTGCTTGGGCCGgtga